A genomic region of bacterium contains the following coding sequences:
- a CDS encoding DNA-directed RNA polymerase subunit beta: MEFTLSARSATRDRYSFGNLEEVLPLPDLIAVQKDSFQWFIRQGLADAFRDISPIKDFSETLQLELEFDPDNEDLNPGPRWGTSVEECKEKDMTYSAPILVQARFSNRNTGEIIEQIVFLGDFPVMTDKGTFIVNGTERVVVSQLVRSPGVIFQPGERFRLRNLSKHQLVTGTIHPYRGEWIEFDVEHKPGRNPTAGARVARKRRMSLFTLLRALGYDEEKAPGFLDRFVAHFDFLADQWESDKHQHATQDEALLEIYKRARPGEPQSVEAARNYFRNAFFESRRYDLSRVGRYKLDRKLGPELDRIEELFDLPLHQPKSAPADLPQQFLRPEADQPVLSPVEVLATCTYLLHLVKFEPGYRLDDQDHFANRRIRSVGELIQNQVRIGLSRMERVVRERMTTQDVEAITPTSLINNRPVAAAIKEFFGTSQLSQFMDQVNPLSGLTHRRRLSALGPGGLSRERAGFEVRDVHFSHYGRMCPIETPEGPNIGLIGALASYGRVNEFGFIESPYRKVIDGQVTDEIIWLAADDEEEYVVAQANAPLDDQNRFVNDRVLVRRSPQAATMKGLQAQLEQEVFFGATTEISSVPPDEVQLMDVSPKQIVSVATALIPFLEHDDANRALMGANMQRQAVPLVRPEAPYVGTGIEGKAARDAADMIIAQEDGTVTDVAGDSITVDYKNAGSTSYKLMKFERSNQDTCINQKPLLNVGERFRRGRILADGPSTDNGEIALGKNLLVAFMAWEGYNFEDAIILSDRLVRDDVLTSIHIHEHEIDARDTKLGPEEITRDIPNLSEEILADLDEEGIIRPGAEVGPGDVLVGKVTPKGETELTPEERLLRAIFGEKAREVRDTSLKVPHGENGKVIDVKKFNRFAGDELPPGVNQLVRVYVAQKRKISVGDKLAGRHGNKGVISKILPMEDMPHLADGTPVDIILNPLGVPSRMNVGQVLEAHLGYAARWGWDSNGTVGPEPERGDGRKTRPTTRASTLVSTPVFDGAHWDEAGHSGQHPTIQQLLANIKPETVDGERLIGEDGKAVLFNGRTGEPYDNRIMVGYMYMLKLAHLVDDKIHARSTGPYSMITQQPLGGKAQFGGQRFGEMEVWALEAYGAAYCLQELLTIKSDDVLGRVRVYEAIVKGDNIPEPGIPESFKVLIKEMQALCLNVEVRDTAGQQVEITELDDDAFRTSEELGIDISRPERGSDDEDDRRVMGRSF; this comes from the coding sequence ATGGAGTTCACCTTGTCCGCACGTTCGGCGACCCGCGACCGCTACTCCTTCGGAAACCTGGAGGAGGTGCTGCCCCTGCCCGACCTCATTGCGGTGCAGAAGGACTCCTTCCAATGGTTCATCCGGCAAGGACTGGCTGATGCCTTCCGCGACATCAGCCCCATCAAGGACTTCTCGGAGACCCTGCAACTCGAGCTTGAGTTCGACCCCGACAATGAAGACCTGAACCCGGGCCCCCGCTGGGGCACCTCGGTGGAAGAGTGCAAAGAGAAGGACATGACCTACTCGGCACCCATCTTGGTGCAGGCTCGGTTCTCCAACCGCAACACCGGTGAGATCATCGAGCAGATCGTCTTCTTGGGCGATTTCCCGGTCATGACCGACAAGGGCACGTTCATTGTGAACGGCACCGAGCGCGTCGTGGTGTCCCAGCTCGTGCGCTCCCCCGGCGTGATCTTCCAGCCTGGCGAGCGCTTCCGACTCCGCAATCTCAGCAAGCACCAGCTCGTGACCGGCACCATCCACCCCTACCGGGGCGAGTGGATCGAGTTCGACGTCGAGCACAAGCCGGGTCGCAATCCCACCGCAGGGGCCCGCGTCGCCCGCAAGCGCCGGATGAGCCTGTTCACCCTGCTGCGGGCGTTGGGCTACGACGAGGAAAAGGCCCCCGGTTTCTTGGACCGGTTTGTGGCCCACTTCGATTTCCTGGCCGATCAGTGGGAGAGCGACAAGCATCAGCACGCCACCCAGGACGAGGCCCTTCTGGAGATATACAAGCGAGCCCGTCCCGGCGAGCCCCAATCAGTGGAAGCGGCCCGCAACTACTTCCGCAACGCCTTTTTCGAGAGCCGTCGCTACGACCTGTCCCGGGTGGGCCGCTACAAGCTCGATCGCAAGCTGGGCCCAGAATTGGACCGCATCGAGGAGCTCTTCGACCTGCCGCTGCATCAACCCAAATCTGCTCCTGCCGATCTTCCGCAGCAATTTTTGCGTCCCGAGGCCGATCAGCCGGTGCTGTCACCTGTTGAGGTGCTGGCTACCTGCACCTATCTTCTGCATCTGGTGAAGTTCGAGCCGGGCTACCGCCTCGACGATCAGGACCACTTCGCCAACCGCCGCATCCGCTCGGTGGGAGAGCTGATCCAGAACCAAGTGCGCATCGGCCTTTCCCGGATGGAGCGGGTGGTGCGCGAGCGCATGACCACCCAGGACGTGGAGGCCATCACCCCCACCTCGCTCATCAACAACCGGCCGGTGGCCGCCGCCATCAAGGAGTTCTTCGGCACCAGCCAGCTCTCGCAGTTCATGGACCAGGTGAATCCCCTGTCGGGCCTCACCCACCGCCGCCGCCTGTCGGCGTTGGGACCAGGTGGCCTGTCGCGGGAGCGAGCCGGGTTCGAAGTGCGAGACGTCCACTTCTCCCACTACGGCCGGATGTGCCCCATAGAGACCCCCGAGGGCCCCAACATCGGCCTGATCGGCGCCTTGGCCTCCTACGGCCGGGTCAACGAGTTCGGCTTCATCGAATCCCCCTATCGCAAGGTCATCGATGGCCAGGTCACCGACGAGATCATCTGGCTGGCTGCCGACGACGAGGAGGAGTACGTGGTCGCCCAGGCCAACGCGCCCCTCGACGATCAGAACCGGTTCGTAAACGACCGCGTGCTGGTGCGGCGCTCTCCCCAAGCCGCGACCATGAAGGGTTTGCAGGCCCAGCTCGAGCAGGAGGTGTTCTTCGGGGCCACCACTGAGATCTCCTCAGTGCCCCCTGATGAGGTCCAGCTCATGGACGTCTCCCCAAAGCAGATCGTCTCGGTCGCCACCGCGCTGATCCCCTTCCTCGAGCACGACGACGCCAACCGGGCCCTCATGGGGGCCAACATGCAGCGCCAGGCGGTGCCTTTGGTCCGGCCTGAGGCGCCGTATGTGGGAACCGGCATCGAGGGCAAGGCCGCCCGCGACGCCGCCGACATGATCATCGCCCAAGAAGACGGCACCGTCACCGACGTGGCCGGCGACAGCATCACGGTGGACTACAAGAACGCCGGCTCCACCAGCTACAAGCTGATGAAGTTCGAGCGGTCCAATCAGGACACCTGCATCAACCAGAAGCCGCTGCTGAATGTGGGCGAGCGGTTCCGCAGGGGCCGCATCCTGGCTGACGGCCCGTCGACCGACAACGGCGAGATAGCCTTGGGCAAGAACCTGTTGGTGGCCTTCATGGCCTGGGAGGGCTACAACTTCGAGGACGCCATCATTCTGAGCGACCGGCTCGTCCGGGACGACGTGCTCACCTCCATCCACATCCACGAGCACGAGATTGATGCCCGCGACACCAAGCTCGGCCCCGAGGAGATCACCCGAGATATCCCCAACCTGTCGGAGGAGATCCTGGCCGATCTCGACGAAGAGGGAATTATCCGCCCCGGTGCCGAAGTCGGCCCCGGCGATGTGCTGGTGGGCAAGGTGACCCCCAAGGGCGAGACCGAGCTGACTCCCGAGGAGCGCCTGTTGCGGGCCATATTCGGGGAGAAGGCCCGAGAGGTGCGCGATACCAGCCTCAAAGTCCCCCACGGAGAAAACGGCAAGGTTATCGACGTCAAGAAGTTCAATCGCTTCGCCGGCGATGAGCTGCCCCCCGGTGTGAACCAATTGGTTCGGGTGTATGTGGCCCAGAAGCGGAAGATCTCCGTGGGCGACAAGCTGGCCGGACGGCACGGGAACAAGGGAGTCATCTCCAAGATCCTCCCGATGGAGGACATGCCCCATCTGGCCGACGGCACTCCGGTGGACATCATCCTGAACCCACTGGGGGTTCCCTCCCGCATGAACGTGGGCCAGGTCCTGGAAGCCCATTTGGGCTACGCCGCCCGCTGGGGCTGGGATTCGAACGGCACGGTCGGCCCGGAGCCCGAGCGGGGCGACGGACGCAAGACCAGGCCCACCACCCGGGCTTCCACTCTGGTGTCGACCCCGGTGTTCGACGGCGCCCACTGGGACGAGGCCGGGCACTCCGGCCAACACCCCACTATCCAACAGCTCCTGGCGAACATCAAGCCGGAGACCGTTGACGGTGAGCGCCTGATCGGAGAAGACGGCAAGGCCGTGCTTTTCAACGGGCGCACCGGAGAGCCCTACGACAACCGGATCATGGTCGGCTACATGTACATGCTGAAGCTGGCCCACCTGGTGGACGACAAGATCCACGCCCGCTCCACTGGCCCCTATTCGATGATCACCCAGCAGCCCCTGGGCGGCAAGGCCCAGTTCGGCGGCCAGCGCTTCGGCGAGATGGAGGTCTGGGCGCTGGAGGCTTACGGCGCGGCCTACTGCCTCCAGGAGCTGCTCACCATCAAGTCCGACGACGTGCTGGGCCGGGTGCGGGTGTACGAGGCCATCGTCAAGGGGGACAACATCCCCGAGCCGGGTATTCCGGAGAGCTTCAAGGTGCTCATCAAGGAGATGCAGGCCCTTTGCCTGAACGTGGAGGTGAGGGACACCGCTGGCCAGCAGGTGGAGATCACCGAATTGGACGACGACGCCTTCCGCACCTCTGAGGAGCTGGGCATCGATATTTCCCGGCCTGAACGGGGCTCAGACGACGAAGACGACCGCCGTGTTATGGGGAGGAGCTTCTAG